From the genome of Argentina anserina chromosome 4, drPotAnse1.1, whole genome shotgun sequence, one region includes:
- the LOC126790979 gene encoding chlorophyll a-b binding protein, chloroplastic, with product MASAWASSAIAAVSSPSLQKAGSALAATKASFFGGRKLRVRNVAAPSGSSSTSFRVCAAAADPDRPLWFPGSTPPPWLDGSLPGDFGFDPLGLSSDPDSLKWNAQAELVHCRWAMLGAAGIFIPEFLTKIGILNTPSWYTAGEQEYFTDTTTLFIVELIFIGWAEGRRWADILKPGSVNTDPIFPNNKLTGTDVGYPGGLWFDPLGWGSGSPEKIKELRTKEIKNGRLAMLAVMGAWFQHIYTGTGPIDNLFAHLADPGHATIFSAFNKVQ from the exons ATGGCTTCTGCTTGGGCTTCCTCTGCCATTGCAGCTGTTTCTTCTCCCAG CTTGCAGAAAGCTGGGTCTGCTTTGGCAGCAACAAAGGCTTCGTTTTTTGGCGGGAGGAAGTTGAGAGTGAGAAACGTGGCAGCACCGAGTGGATCGTCATCAACATCCTTCAGAGTATGTGCTGCTGCAGCTGACCCTGACAGACCTCTATGGTTCCCAGGCAGCACCCCACCTCCATGGCTCGATGGAAG CCTTCCAGGAGACTTTGGCTTTGATCCTCTTGGTCTTT CATCTGACCCTGACAGCCTAAAGTGGAACGCTCAGGCTGAGCTCGTACACTGCCGGTGGGCGATGTTGGGTGCTGCCGGCATCTTCATCCCGGAGTTCTTGACAAAGATTGGCATCCTCAACACTCCTTCATGGTACACAGCAGGAGAACAAGAGTACTTCACTGACACAACCACCCTATTCATTGTCGAGCTAATTTTCATTGGCTGGGCTGAGGGAAGGAGGTGGGCAGACATCCTCAAGCCTGGGTCTGTTAACACCGACCCCATTTTCCCCAACAACAAGCTCACCGGCACAGACGTTGGTTACCCGGGTGGCCTCTGGTTCGACCCTCTTGGATGGGGAAGTGGCTCACCTGAGAAGATCAAGGAGTTGAGGACAAAGGAGATCAAGAATGGGAGACTGGCTATGTTGGCTGTCATGGGTGCTTGGTTTCAACACATTTACACCGGTACCGGCCCCATTGACAACCTCTTTGCTCACCTTGCTGATCCTGGCCACGCCACTATTTTCTCT GCTTTCAATAAGGTTCAATAA
- the LOC126791855 gene encoding prunin 1 Pru du 6.0101-like encodes MAKHLALAFCLCLLVLFHGCLASRQQCQSRQKNNECMLNQIQAREPDNRIETEAGRIESWDHNMDDFQCAGVAVQRITIERNGLHLPSYTNTPRLVYVVQGRGHLGMVFPGCPETFEESEQSYEEQQQQRFQGQQGRRYQGRRQGQFGEQGQQPFEQLDRHQRVRRIKEGDVIAIPAGVTTWSHNDGDQSLVFVTLLDISNNHNQLDQNPRRFYLAGTPQDEFNYQLQGQSQWRRQGQQGRSSRQQQQQQLQQNTNNNVFAGFETQLLADALNIDVQTVQQLQGQNVNRPQIVRVEGQFDFVEPPQSRSEERQMQGQQGQNGFEEVLCHMKIKQNIGKPSMADVFSPQAGRISTLNSFSMPILRFLGLSAERGFLYNNAIHSPHWNLNAHEIIYVIRGSARVQVVNDNGQTILDDQVRQGQLFIVPQNHAVLQKAMHDGYEYIAFKTDDNAMINTLAGRTSVLRALPDVVLANAYQMDRQQARNLKYNRQETLALSSSRSSQSQRY; translated from the exons ATGGCCAAGCATTTAGCTCTCGCATTTTGTCTTTGCTTGCTCGTTCTCTTCCACGGCTGCTTAGCCAGTCGTCAACAATGTCAGTCCCGCCAGAAAAATAATGAGTGCATGCTGAACCAGATCCAAGCCCGCGAGCCTGACAATCGTATTGAGACTGAAGCGGGTCGGATCGAGTCATGGGATCACAACATGGACGACTTCCAGTGCGCCGGTGTCGCTGTTCAAAGAATCACCATTGAGCGTAATGGCCTTCACTTGCCTTCTTACACCAACACTCCTAGGCTTGTTTACGTGGTacaag GTAGGGGTCATCTAGGGATGGTATTCCCTGGCTGTCCAGAGACATTTGAGGAGTCTGAGCAATCTTATGAAGAACAACAGCAACAACGATTCCAAGGCCAACAAGGCCGCCGTTACCAGGGACGCCGACAAGGACAATTCGGAGAACAAGGCCAACAACCATTTGAACAGCTAGACCGACACCAGAGGGTGCGACGCATCAAGGAGGGTGATGTTATCGCAATCCCCGCCGGAGTCACAACATGGTCTCACAATGATGGTGATCAATCTCTTGTTTTTGTTACTCTTTTGGACATCAGCAATAACCACAACCAGCTTGACCAAAACCCAAGG CGATTCTATCTTGCTGGTACCCCACAAGATGAATTCAATTACCAACTACAAGGCCAAAGCCAATGGAGACGCCAAGGACAACAAGGAAGGAGCAGCAGGCAACAACAACAGCAGCAACTGCAGCAAAACACCAACAACAACGTCTTTGCCGGCTTCGAGACTCAGCTTCTCGCCGATGCTCTCAACATCGACGTTCAGACAGTTCAGCAGCTCCAGGGACAGAACGTCAACAGGCCACAAATTGTTAGGGTTGAGGGACAATTCGACTTTGTCGAGCCACCACAATCACGAAGCGAGGAAAGACAAATGCAAGGACAACAGGGACAGAATGGTTTTGAGGAGGTACTCTGCCACATGAAGATCAAGCAAAACATCGGCAAGCCTTCCATGGCCGACGTCTTCAGCCCGCAGGCTGGTCGCATCAGCACTCTCAACAGCTTCAGCATGCCCATTCTCAGGTTCCTTGGCCTCAGCGCCGAGAGAGGCTTCTTATACAACAATGCCATCCACAGCCCCCACTGGAACTTGAATGCTCATGAGATCATCTACGTCATCAGAGGTAGCGCTAGGGTTCAGGTTGTCAACGACAACGGCCAGACCATCTTGGACGACCAGGTCCGCCAGGGACAGCTCTTCATTGTACCACAAAACCACGCCGTGCTGCAAAAGGCCATGCACGACGGGTACGAGTACATTGCCTTCAAGACCGATGACAATGCCATGATCAACACTCTGGCCGGCAGGACCTCAGTTCTGCGGGCACTTCCCGACGTGGTCCTCGCCAACGCGTACCAGATGGATCGTCAGCAAGCAAGGAACCTCAAGTACAACAGGCAGGAGACTCTTGCTTTGAGCTCATCAAGGTCCTCCCAATCCCAGAGGTACTAG
- the LOC126791616 gene encoding uncharacterized protein LOC126791616 codes for MGGPIVLTQIAQGLGVLAGAAIVKSLMDKPMAGPFPRCPSCNGTGRVTCLCSRWSDGDVGCRTCSGSGRTFCSSCGGSGTGRPLPVQLSVRRQNNPPGSV; via the coding sequence ATGGGCGGTCCGATCGTCTTGACCCAGATAGCTCAGGGCCTCGGCGTCCTTGCCGGAGCCGCCATCGTCAAATCCCTGATGGACAAACCCATGGCCGGCCCCTTTCCCCGCTGCCCCAGTTGCAACGGAACGGGTCGGGTCACCTGCCTCTGCTCGCGGTGGTCGGACGGTGACGTCGGCTGCCGGACTTgttccgggtcgggtcggactTTCTGCAGTAGCTGTGGCGGGTCGGGTACGGGTCGGCCTTTGCCGGTTCAGCTCTCCGTGAGGCGTCAAAACAACCCGCCCGGTTCGGTCTGA